A window of Sphingobium herbicidovorans contains these coding sequences:
- a CDS encoding translocation/assembly module TamB domain-containing protein, which translates to MAEDTPPPSPTAEPIVTRQGRPLWQKILLGAAGLIVALAVLTAGLLLFLNTQPGKKFLIRQIAALKLESGMTIEVGRIEGSVYSDMVIHDLVLRDPKGPFAVSPRVHVIWSPFRYINNHISVRLLESPLVVLARSPQFNVTQSDPNAPILPDLDIDVDQLKIAKFVLARPVIGQKREIAINGVTHIADGRAQLSADAIVDSGDRLQASLDAVPAQNRLAMKGTLTAPKGGVIAKMGGLTEGMTATLDGRGTWQAWNGKIVATSPKGQLADIALAARDGNFTVKGPVRPGLVFDGAVDRLTAPALNIDIFAGLNERRVSLKGSLRSTALAATAQGLIDLGQSRFSGLKIDAALKTPGAIMEKVRGRDVRASVILDGPMATPFIDYDLSAALIAFDQTGIEGLKASGRAVIDADRIRIPVNATARRVTGLNAAAGGLLQNLRVKGDFAYSAGKLISDNLKIDSDRVDATAIVLADLDNAIYRGALKGRVNDYKIDGVGVVNLNTDVELVPGPKGGWGLSGKFGVRTARWDNASVRDFLGGNAIMSGRIGMTPEGKFTLAGLKGAAPNFRVLSGSGSYDTNGEIRFDAAATSRQYGPLALTVRGTMERPQAMLRAPSPNVGVQLSNVVAKLNGEAAGYRLEATGGSAYGPFFANVLIRTAKGPLTIDVTRARFAGVDMNGRLRQTAAGPFTGQLAMNGSGISGAARLSAVGKAQGVAINATASNARLPGEADVVIGRAIVTANMVLADQPRINADVQMANAAYGDYVVRKARGRIDYQGGRGRAQLVADGSSGVPFSIAVNAALRPNLYAVALEGKASNIPFRFAQPAIIRIEPQGYRLEPATLVLPQGKVDLAGRFGNQTALQARFKDLDLAIINVASPGLGISGKATGALDYAQNGNSFPTATTRVAISDFRRSSLTAVSDPVSMAVEGKLSSAGGDLRGVIRRGNRSLGRFIATLAPPGPGASWSQQLQSAPLGGGIRYAGPADVLFSFAGLADQQLSGPIAIAADFSGRLAAPRLNGIVRANALTYENETFGTRLTQMRLDGRFTNDRLEIRDFSGRAGDGTVQASGSVGLAAESGYPMNIAAKLDRARIARSEAITSVVSGTINVTNSAANGGLIKGDLWLPETRYRIAWQGGAEIRQLQGVRRKGEGTDLLDQRVASRQSAASPADWKLDIRVRADNEIYLTGMGLDSEWKTNMRITGTTQAPRVVGKIEVIRGRYSFSGHQFDLEQGVITFNGPMMNPVLAVRAETRINTVTAGIAVGGTAQRPDISFVSNPSLPQDEILARILFGDNVANLSATQAIQLAAALNGLRGGGGGLNPMGKLQNASGVDRIGIVSGDDATGRGTSLAVGQRISNNIYVEVITDPKGFTATQLEISLSRTLSLLSKTGTNAGSSANLRYSKDY; encoded by the coding sequence ATGGCAGAAGACACGCCTCCCCCCTCACCCACCGCCGAGCCGATCGTGACCCGGCAGGGTCGGCCGCTATGGCAGAAAATCTTGCTGGGCGCGGCCGGGCTTATCGTTGCGCTGGCTGTCCTGACGGCCGGTTTGCTGCTGTTCCTCAATACGCAGCCGGGCAAAAAATTCCTGATCCGGCAGATTGCGGCGCTGAAGCTGGAATCGGGCATGACGATCGAGGTGGGTCGGATCGAAGGCTCTGTCTATAGCGACATGGTCATTCACGACTTGGTGCTGCGCGATCCGAAAGGGCCTTTTGCCGTCAGCCCGCGCGTCCACGTCATATGGAGCCCGTTTCGCTACATCAACAATCATATCAGTGTGCGGCTGTTGGAAAGCCCACTGGTCGTGCTGGCCCGAAGTCCGCAATTCAACGTAACGCAAAGTGACCCGAACGCGCCGATTCTCCCCGATCTGGACATCGATGTCGACCAGCTGAAGATCGCCAAATTCGTCCTTGCCAGACCAGTCATCGGCCAGAAGCGCGAGATTGCTATCAATGGCGTCACGCATATCGCCGATGGTCGTGCGCAGCTGAGCGCAGATGCGATCGTCGATAGCGGTGACCGGCTGCAAGCCTCGCTGGACGCGGTGCCGGCCCAGAATCGCCTTGCCATGAAGGGCACGCTCACCGCACCCAAGGGCGGCGTGATCGCGAAGATGGGCGGCTTGACCGAAGGGATGACGGCGACCCTGGATGGTCGAGGAACCTGGCAGGCGTGGAATGGCAAGATCGTAGCAACGTCGCCAAAGGGGCAGCTCGCCGATATCGCGCTGGCCGCGCGCGACGGCAATTTCACCGTGAAGGGGCCGGTGCGGCCGGGGCTTGTGTTTGACGGAGCCGTCGATCGACTCACCGCCCCTGCGCTCAATATCGACATTTTCGCGGGGCTTAACGAGCGGCGCGTCAGCCTGAAAGGCTCTCTGCGCTCGACGGCGCTGGCGGCGACCGCACAGGGGTTGATCGATCTGGGACAGAGCCGCTTCAGTGGTCTCAAAATTGATGCGGCGCTGAAAACACCCGGGGCGATCATGGAAAAGGTTCGCGGAAGGGATGTCCGGGCGTCGGTAATTTTGGACGGTCCGATGGCGACCCCCTTCATCGACTATGACCTGAGCGCCGCGCTGATCGCCTTTGACCAGACCGGCATAGAGGGATTGAAAGCCAGTGGACGCGCGGTCATCGATGCTGACCGCATTCGCATTCCAGTCAACGCCACCGCAAGGCGCGTCACCGGGCTCAATGCGGCGGCGGGCGGGCTGCTCCAAAATCTGCGGGTCAAGGGCGACTTCGCCTACTCAGCAGGTAAGCTCATCAGCGATAATTTAAAAATCGATAGCGATCGCGTGGACGCCACCGCAATCGTCCTGGCCGACCTCGACAACGCTATTTATCGCGGCGCGCTTAAGGGACGCGTCAATGATTACAAGATCGACGGGGTCGGCGTCGTCAACCTGAACACCGATGTTGAGCTGGTGCCCGGGCCGAAGGGGGGCTGGGGCCTGTCCGGCAAGTTCGGGGTTCGCACTGCGCGATGGGACAATGCGTCGGTGCGCGACTTTCTGGGCGGAAACGCCATCATGTCGGGACGCATCGGAATGACGCCCGAGGGCAAGTTCACCCTTGCGGGATTGAAGGGCGCGGCACCCAATTTCCGCGTGCTTTCGGGGTCAGGCAGCTATGATACGAATGGAGAGATCCGCTTCGACGCCGCCGCGACTTCCCGACAATATGGGCCGCTGGCGCTTACCGTGCGCGGAACGATGGAGCGTCCCCAGGCAATGTTGCGCGCGCCAAGTCCCAACGTAGGTGTGCAGCTTTCCAATGTCGTCGCCAAGCTGAATGGCGAGGCGGCGGGCTACCGGTTGGAGGCGACCGGCGGTTCTGCCTATGGCCCCTTCTTCGCCAACGTGCTGATCCGAACGGCCAAGGGGCCTCTGACCATCGACGTCACACGCGCGCGCTTCGCCGGGGTCGATATGAACGGCCGTTTGCGGCAAACTGCGGCGGGGCCTTTCACCGGACAGCTTGCGATGAACGGGTCAGGCATAAGCGGCGCCGCCCGCCTGTCAGCGGTCGGCAAGGCGCAGGGCGTCGCGATCAACGCAACGGCAAGCAACGCCCGGCTGCCCGGCGAGGCCGATGTGGTCATTGGACGCGCGATCGTGACGGCGAACATGGTCCTTGCCGATCAACCGCGGATCAATGCCGATGTGCAGATGGCGAACGCCGCCTATGGCGACTATGTCGTACGCAAGGCGCGCGGTCGGATCGACTATCAGGGTGGCCGCGGTCGTGCGCAACTGGTGGCCGATGGGTCGAGTGGCGTCCCCTTCTCGATCGCCGTAAATGCGGCGCTTCGGCCGAACCTCTACGCTGTCGCACTTGAGGGGAAGGCGAGTAACATTCCCTTCCGCTTCGCCCAGCCCGCCATCATCCGCATCGAGCCGCAGGGTTATCGACTGGAGCCAGCAACGCTGGTCCTGCCGCAGGGCAAGGTCGATCTTGCCGGTCGCTTCGGCAATCAGACGGCGTTGCAGGCGCGGTTCAAGGATCTCGATCTCGCCATAATCAACGTGGCCAGTCCGGGCCTTGGAATCAGTGGCAAAGCGACGGGCGCACTGGACTACGCCCAGAATGGCAATAGCTTCCCGACCGCGACGACCCGCGTCGCGATCAGCGATTTTCGCCGTTCCAGCCTGACCGCAGTGTCGGACCCAGTGTCCATGGCGGTGGAAGGCAAACTGTCGAGCGCGGGCGGCGACCTGCGCGGCGTCATCCGTCGCGGCAATAGGTCACTCGGACGGTTCATCGCGACACTCGCACCGCCGGGACCAGGGGCTAGCTGGTCGCAGCAGCTTCAGTCGGCTCCGCTGGGTGGCGGCATCCGCTATGCAGGCCCTGCCGACGTTCTGTTTTCCTTCGCCGGTCTTGCCGACCAGCAGTTGAGCGGTCCGATAGCAATAGCGGCGGATTTCAGCGGACGTCTTGCCGCGCCGCGCCTCAACGGCATCGTTCGCGCCAATGCGCTGACATATGAAAATGAAACCTTTGGCACGCGCCTGACACAGATGCGGCTGGATGGCCGTTTCACCAATGACCGGCTGGAGATACGCGACTTTTCCGGCCGGGCGGGTGACGGCACGGTGCAGGCAAGCGGCTCTGTGGGACTTGCGGCGGAAAGCGGTTACCCCATGAACATCGCGGCTAAGCTGGACCGCGCGCGCATCGCCCGCAGCGAAGCGATCACCAGCGTCGTCAGCGGCACTATCAACGTGACCAACAGCGCGGCCAATGGCGGTCTGATCAAAGGCGATCTGTGGCTTCCCGAAACCCGATACCGGATCGCGTGGCAGGGCGGGGCCGAGATCCGCCAGTTGCAGGGCGTCAGGCGCAAGGGTGAAGGGACAGACCTGCTCGACCAGCGGGTCGCTTCGCGGCAGTCGGCTGCGTCACCTGCCGACTGGAAGCTCGACATCCGCGTGCGCGCCGACAATGAAATCTACCTGACGGGCATGGGCCTCGATTCCGAATGGAAGACCAACATGCGCATCACAGGCACCACGCAAGCGCCGCGTGTCGTAGGGAAAATAGAGGTGATCCGGGGCCGGTACAGCTTCTCGGGCCATCAGTTCGATCTGGAACAGGGCGTCATCACATTCAACGGGCCGATGATGAACCCCGTGCTGGCGGTTCGAGCGGAAACCCGCATCAATACAGTGACGGCTGGCATCGCCGTGGGCGGCACTGCGCAGCGACCGGACATCAGCTTCGTCTCGAACCCCAGCCTGCCGCAGGACGAAATCCTGGCGCGGATATTGTTCGGCGACAATGTCGCGAACCTGTCGGCGACGCAGGCCATTCAGTTGGCGGCGGCGCTCAACGGCCTGCGGGGCGGCGGTGGCGGGCTCAATCCGATGGGCAAGTTGCAGAATGCTTCAGGTGTCGATCGGATCGGCATTGTTAGTGGCGACGATGCGACGGGGCGCGGCACATCGCTGGCGGTCGGGCAGCGTATTTCCAACAATATCTATGTTGAGGTGATAACCGATCCCAAGGGCTTTACCGCTACGCAGCTGGAAATCTCGCTGTCCAGGACGCTGAGCCTGCTGTCGAAGACGGGGACCAATGCCGGGTCGTCGGCGAACCTGCGCTATTCAAAGGATTATTAA